In Levilactobacillus brevis, a single genomic region encodes these proteins:
- a CDS encoding NAD(P)H-hydrate dehydratase → METLSQSILTKTIRQRPADSYKGTYGRVTLIGGNRNFGGAILMASAAAVYAGAGLVTTITDASNQTSLHARLPEAMFADMNDHEQIKSLTTSADVVVIGPGLGTDAAGLQALNTVFDILKPTQTIVIDGSAITLIAQHRLPLPDAHLIFTPHQMEWQRLSGIAIADQTVARNQPAVQQLNATVIVKSHRTQIYTPTAVYENPLGTPAQATGGMGDTLAGMVGGFVAQFADRTDAVLAAVYSHSAIAEELAQRQYVVLPHQIIDELPHFMKTHEALV, encoded by the coding sequence ATGGAAACGCTCTCGCAATCCATTCTCACCAAAACCATCCGCCAGCGCCCCGCTGACAGCTATAAGGGGACTTACGGCCGGGTCACTCTCATCGGAGGCAACCGCAACTTCGGTGGTGCCATTCTCATGGCGAGTGCGGCCGCCGTATACGCCGGTGCTGGGCTGGTTACCACTATTACCGACGCCAGCAATCAAACCAGTTTGCACGCCCGCCTACCCGAAGCCATGTTCGCGGACATGAACGATCATGAGCAAATCAAATCTTTGACCACTTCAGCCGATGTGGTCGTGATTGGCCCGGGATTGGGCACTGATGCGGCCGGTTTGCAGGCCCTCAACACCGTTTTCGACATCCTTAAGCCCACCCAGACGATCGTTATCGACGGTTCCGCCATCACCCTGATCGCCCAACACCGGCTCCCACTCCCAGACGCCCACCTGATCTTTACCCCCCATCAGATGGAATGGCAGCGCCTCAGTGGCATCGCCATTGCCGACCAAACGGTAGCCCGTAATCAACCCGCGGTGCAGCAGCTAAACGCCACGGTCATCGTCAAGTCCCACCGTACGCAGATCTACACGCCCACGGCCGTCTACGAAAATCCGCTGGGAACCCCCGCCCAGGCAACCGGCGGCATGGGGGACACCTTGGCCGGTATGGTCGGCGGTTTCGTCGCCCAGTTTGCGGATCGCACCGACGCTGTGCTTGCCGCGGTCTATAGTCACAGTGCCATTGCCGAGGAACTCGCTCAGCGGCAGTACGTGGTCTTGCCTCACCAGATTATTGATGAACTGCCCCACTTCATGAAGACCCACGAGGCATTAGTCTAA
- a CDS encoding DUF4479 and tRNA-binding domain-containing protein — protein sequence MLIASYNPQELGDTLIVIVAQDTAQQAHTVRDGIARIYDTETEKTLGYNFLAISKILPNISGNGQVMLTADDVAALNAALEEAGFNGELEAQTESKFIVGYVKSATPHPDSDHLLVTETVVDKDQSLQIVSGSPNMQTDIKVVVAKVGAMMPNGLIIWPGALRGVESDGMICSGRELGLANAPQKPGALILPDDYEVGEPFDFERGQTIFTA from the coding sequence ATGTTAATTGCTAGTTACAATCCCCAAGAATTAGGGGACACTTTGATTGTTATCGTTGCGCAAGATACGGCCCAACAGGCGCACACCGTTCGCGATGGTATCGCTCGAATTTACGATACCGAAACGGAAAAGACACTCGGCTACAACTTCTTGGCGATCTCCAAGATTTTGCCCAACATCAGTGGCAATGGCCAAGTGATGTTGACCGCTGATGATGTTGCCGCCTTAAACGCCGCTTTGGAAGAAGCCGGGTTCAACGGTGAACTGGAGGCCCAAACGGAATCCAAGTTTATCGTGGGTTACGTCAAGTCAGCCACGCCACATCCTGATTCCGACCATTTGTTGGTCACGGAAACGGTCGTTGATAAGGACCAGTCCTTACAGATCGTCAGTGGTTCACCGAACATGCAGACCGATATCAAGGTCGTGGTTGCTAAGGTTGGTGCCATGATGCCGAATGGTCTGATTATCTGGCCTGGTGCTTTACGGGGTGTTGAAAGTGACGGGATGATCTGCTCTGGTCGCGAGTTGGGCTTAGCCAACGCGCCGCAAAAGCCAGGTGCCCTAATCTTACCGGATGACTATGAAGTTGGCGAACCGTTTGATTTTGAACGCGGTCAAACCATCTTTACGGCCTAA
- the pepV gene encoding dipeptidase PepV codes for MAIDWQQLSEQYREDYVADLTMLVGIDSARDDSKATADYPLGPGPAKALIAFLGLAERDGFTVKNLDNLVGYVEYGEGDETLAILGHADTMPGGKGWHTDPFTLTKKDGNLYGRGTSDDKGPALAAYYGLKMMKDQGIKPTKKIRFIIGTDEESDWTGMHHYLDLEPAPTLGFSPDAEFPLINGEKGNVTFESHFGGANGGTATLHEFDAGLRENMVPRDAEATVTTADADQMMADFTTFVDQAPVTGTVEQAADGLHFQVIGKAAHGMEPKNGINAGTYLATFLTSYDFGGDAEDFLSFLADALHDDSRAHKLGLNFNDSVMGDLTMNVGIMTFTADKGGLVNTNFRYPTGIGAAEILVGLQKATEMMNVEIKQGREMVPHYVDPSDPIVTTLMDVYREQTGDTTAQPEVVGGGTYGRLMKRGVAFGALFPGTADTMHQADEFQPEDDLIKAMSIYGQATYELTK; via the coding sequence ATGGCAATTGATTGGCAACAGTTATCTGAACAGTACCGCGAGGACTATGTCGCTGACCTGACGATGTTAGTCGGCATCGACAGTGCCCGCGATGATTCCAAGGCAACCGCAGACTATCCCCTCGGACCCGGTCCGGCCAAAGCCTTAATCGCATTCTTAGGATTAGCTGAACGCGACGGCTTCACGGTCAAGAACCTCGATAATTTAGTGGGTTACGTGGAATATGGTGAGGGTGATGAGACGCTGGCCATTCTGGGTCACGCCGACACCATGCCCGGTGGTAAGGGCTGGCACACCGATCCCTTCACGCTAACCAAAAAGGATGGCAACCTGTATGGTCGGGGAACGTCTGACGATAAGGGACCAGCACTAGCTGCCTACTACGGCTTAAAGATGATGAAGGATCAAGGCATCAAGCCAACCAAGAAGATTCGCTTCATCATTGGGACTGACGAAGAAAGCGATTGGACGGGGATGCACCACTACCTCGACTTAGAACCTGCACCAACCTTGGGCTTCTCACCCGATGCCGAATTCCCGTTAATCAACGGTGAAAAAGGTAATGTGACCTTTGAAAGCCACTTTGGTGGGGCCAACGGTGGCACGGCGACGTTGCATGAATTCGATGCTGGTCTGCGGGAAAACATGGTGCCGCGGGATGCCGAAGCGACGGTAACCACCGCCGATGCCGATCAGATGATGGCCGACTTCACGACTTTTGTGGATCAAGCACCGGTCACTGGGACGGTTGAACAGGCTGCGGATGGGTTGCATTTCCAAGTCATCGGTAAGGCCGCGCACGGGATGGAACCCAAGAACGGAATTAACGCCGGGACGTATCTGGCTACCTTCTTGACGAGCTACGACTTTGGTGGGGACGCCGAGGACTTCCTGTCATTCTTAGCGGACGCCTTACACGACGATTCACGGGCGCATAAACTAGGCTTGAACTTTAACGATTCAGTTATGGGCGACCTCACCATGAACGTGGGGATTATGACCTTTACCGCCGATAAGGGTGGTCTGGTCAATACCAACTTCCGCTACCCAACGGGGATTGGTGCCGCCGAAATCTTAGTTGGCCTGCAGAAAGCGACTGAGATGATGAATGTGGAAATCAAGCAGGGTCGCGAAATGGTTCCACATTACGTGGACCCAAGTGATCCCATCGTCACGACGCTGATGGACGTTTACCGGGAACAAACCGGTGATACGACCGCTCAGCCGGAAGTCGTGGGTGGTGGCACTTACGGTCGGTTAATGAAGCGTGGCGTGGCCTTTGGGGCATTGTTCCCCGGCACGGCCGACACCATGCATCAAGCCGACGAATTTCAACCAGAAGATGATTTAATTAAGGCGATGTCCATTTATGGGCAGGCGACCTATGAGTTAACGAAATAG
- a CDS encoding 16S rRNA pseudouridylate synthase yields MNIERYLNDHRQGTPRQILRLLRQGRVTVNDAPIDSPLATVAKADQVRVDGMTVTGRQPQYLLFNKPIGFQLSMDPTSAHSLGSLLNALDQVRPLKALADLPKEATGLVIASDDDHFLADVEAQEWVSTLRCQLSGSVTQLPSLESDLTFEWVHVVPDDVHQLTHVTVRTRDLTAALTILLDLKHLNGPVSRVAYGPLQLPVDLSVASYRGLFPIEIDDLNGPLDTDLEPHD; encoded by the coding sequence ATGAATATTGAACGTTATTTAAACGATCATCGGCAGGGCACGCCGCGACAGATCTTGCGTTTATTGCGGCAGGGCCGGGTTACCGTCAATGACGCACCCATCGATTCGCCTCTGGCAACGGTGGCGAAGGCCGACCAAGTCCGTGTGGATGGGATGACCGTCACGGGGCGGCAACCGCAGTATCTGTTGTTCAATAAGCCGATTGGATTTCAGCTGAGTATGGACCCGACCAGTGCCCACAGTCTGGGCAGTTTACTTAATGCGTTGGATCAGGTGCGACCGCTAAAGGCGTTGGCCGATCTTCCTAAAGAAGCAACCGGATTAGTGATTGCCAGCGACGATGACCATTTTCTGGCCGACGTCGAGGCTCAGGAGTGGGTCAGCACCTTACGCTGTCAGCTCAGCGGGAGTGTGACCCAGTTGCCGAGTCTGGAAAGCGACCTCACGTTTGAATGGGTTCACGTGGTGCCGGATGATGTGCATCAGCTGACTCACGTGACGGTGCGGACGCGTGACCTCACGGCGGCACTGACGATTCTGCTGGATCTGAAACACTTGAATGGCCCGGTCAGTCGCGTAGCGTATGGCCCACTGCAGTTGCCGGTCGATCTGTCCGTGGCATCCTATCGGGGGCTATTTCCCATCGAAATTGATGACTTGAACGGACCGCTAGACACGGACCTTGAACCACACGATTGA
- a CDS encoding flavodoxin family protein: MRYLALLGSHERHGITAGYLQAVLDGLPDSAEVETVFLRDYEIYPDTKEKSCPALDEIEAKMAASDFWIVCAPTYWGGMSGVMKQFFDCMRFRLVRMTAQADTLPGKYKNKHYLSMTTCFISSTENFFTGITDQTFVTIDRVLTGAGLIKVGEFVGTGTWGTHAPRESKLTECHRLSQKIANRPRKDDNTLKRYILLFFMIAVMALITMGLQAWWFGVFAAGKFWLTYATFVVIFYVLLASILHFFTFVRHRRR; the protein is encoded by the coding sequence TTGCGTTACTTAGCATTATTAGGTAGCCACGAGCGGCACGGCATTACCGCAGGTTACCTGCAGGCCGTCCTCGATGGCTTGCCCGATTCCGCGGAAGTCGAGACGGTCTTCCTGCGCGATTACGAGATTTATCCGGATACCAAGGAAAAGTCCTGTCCGGCGCTCGATGAGATTGAGGCCAAGATGGCCGCCAGCGACTTCTGGATTGTCTGCGCACCGACGTACTGGGGCGGCATGTCCGGTGTGATGAAGCAGTTCTTTGACTGCATGCGGTTCCGTCTCGTGCGGATGACGGCACAGGCCGATACTCTGCCCGGAAAATATAAGAACAAGCACTATCTCAGTATGACCACCTGCTTCATCAGTTCTACGGAAAACTTCTTCACCGGCATCACCGACCAGACCTTCGTCACGATCGACCGCGTATTGACCGGCGCCGGCCTGATCAAAGTTGGCGAGTTCGTCGGCACGGGCACCTGGGGTACCCACGCACCACGGGAAAGTAAACTGACCGAGTGCCACCGACTCTCCCAGAAGATTGCCAACCGACCACGAAAGGATGATAATACCTTGAAACGTTACATACTGCTCTTCTTCATGATTGCTGTCATGGCTCTAATCACCATGGGCTTACAGGCGTGGTGGTTCGGCGTCTTTGCGGCCGGGAAGTTCTGGCTGACCTACGCCACGTTTGTGGTGATTTTCTACGTCTTGTTAGCCAGCATCCTACACTTCTTCACGTTCGTGCGGCACCGGCGTCGGTAG
- a CDS encoding thioredoxin family protein, with amino-acid sequence MEQLPKMSAAELKDVVKDGKTMLFFSATWCPDCAFIKPAMPDIEAEYPDFKFIAVDRDENIDLAVELNVFGIPSFIAYSDGEEIGRLVNKDRKTKAEVEEFINSLATNAD; translated from the coding sequence ATGGAACAATTACCCAAAATGTCAGCTGCTGAACTGAAAGACGTCGTTAAAGACGGCAAGACCATGTTATTCTTCTCCGCTACTTGGTGCCCGGATTGCGCCTTCATTAAACCAGCCATGCCCGACATCGAAGCTGAATATCCTGATTTTAAGTTTATCGCGGTCGACCGTGACGAAAACATTGACCTGGCTGTCGAATTGAACGTCTTCGGCATCCCGAGCTTCATTGCCTACTCAGACGGTGAAGAAATTGGTCGGTTAGTGAACAAAGACCGTAAGACTAAGGCTGAAGTTGAAGAATTTATCAATTCATTGGCAACTAACGCCGATTAA
- the leuS gene encoding leucine--tRNA ligase encodes MAYKHEIIEHKWQHYWRVNDTFKTSDSQSKPKYYVLDMFPYPSGQGLHVGHPEGYTATDIMARLKRMQGFNVLHPMGWDAFGLPAEQYALKTGHNPKDFTAHNIKNFKRQIRSLGFSYDWSREVNTTDESFYKWTQWIFEQLYKKGLAYEDKIMVNWAPDFMGGTVVANEEVVDGKTERGGYPVYRVPMRQWVLKITAYADRLIDDLDDLDWPDSIKEMQRNWIGRSEGASVFFPVAGQEDTKVEVYTTRPDTLFGATYMVLAPEHALVDQITTPEQAAAVKAYKEAIESKSDLERTDLNKDKTGVFTGAYGINPLSGKKLPIWIGDYVLASYGTGAIMAVPAHDDRDNEFARKFNLPITQVIAGDDDTDVQKAAYTGDGEHINSDFMNGMDKQTAIKAAIDWLEDHKAGHKQVNFRLRDWIFSRQRYWGEPIPVIHWEDGETTLVPEDELPLKLPAAKQLEPSGTGESPLANLDDWVNVVDENGRKGKRETNTMPQWAGSSWYFLRYVDPHNDQAIADPDKLKYWMPVDLYIGGAEHAVLHLLYARFWHKFLYDLGVVPTKEPFQKLVNQGMILGTNHEKMSKSKGNVINPDEIVEKDGADTLRLYEMFMGPLEASKPWSTEGINGSRRWLDRVWRLLIDDNNHLRDRVTMINDGKLDKIYNQTVKTVSEDMEAMRFNVAISQLMVFVNEAYKADSLPLLYMEGFVKMISPIVPHIAEELWSLMGHDETIAYEKWPTYDPKQLVEDVVEMVVQVNGKVRAHLKVAKDAAKDDIEAQALADDTVKTHTDGKTIRKVIVVPGKLVNIVAN; translated from the coding sequence TTGGCTTACAAACACGAGATAATTGAACACAAGTGGCAACACTACTGGCGCGTTAACGACACGTTTAAGACCAGTGACAGCCAGAGCAAGCCTAAATATTACGTATTGGATATGTTCCCCTACCCGTCAGGTCAAGGCCTGCACGTGGGACATCCAGAAGGGTACACGGCAACCGATATTATGGCCCGCTTAAAGCGGATGCAGGGGTTCAACGTCTTACATCCAATGGGGTGGGACGCCTTCGGTTTACCAGCCGAGCAGTATGCTTTAAAGACCGGGCACAACCCTAAGGATTTCACGGCCCACAACATCAAGAACTTCAAGCGACAGATTCGTTCGCTGGGCTTCTCCTATGACTGGAGTCGCGAAGTCAACACGACCGACGAATCCTTCTACAAGTGGACACAATGGATTTTCGAACAACTCTACAAGAAGGGGCTGGCCTACGAAGACAAGATTATGGTCAACTGGGCACCCGACTTCATGGGCGGAACTGTTGTGGCCAATGAAGAAGTCGTGGATGGCAAGACGGAGCGGGGCGGTTACCCCGTCTACCGCGTGCCAATGCGTCAGTGGGTCCTGAAGATTACAGCCTACGCCGATCGGTTAATCGACGACCTGGACGACCTCGACTGGCCCGACAGCATTAAGGAAATGCAACGAAACTGGATTGGCCGTTCCGAAGGCGCCAGCGTCTTCTTCCCAGTGGCTGGGCAGGAAGATACCAAAGTCGAAGTCTACACGACGCGTCCCGATACGTTGTTTGGGGCCACTTACATGGTCTTAGCACCAGAACACGCCTTGGTCGACCAGATTACGACGCCGGAACAGGCCGCCGCAGTCAAGGCCTACAAGGAAGCAATCGAAAGCAAGTCCGACTTGGAACGGACCGATTTAAACAAGGACAAGACCGGGGTCTTCACTGGGGCTTACGGCATTAACCCACTGAGCGGCAAGAAGCTGCCAATCTGGATTGGGGATTACGTCCTTGCTTCGTACGGGACTGGGGCCATCATGGCTGTACCGGCGCACGACGACCGGGACAACGAATTTGCTCGGAAATTCAATCTGCCAATTACCCAAGTGATTGCGGGAGATGATGATACCGATGTTCAAAAGGCCGCTTACACCGGCGATGGTGAACACATCAACTCCGACTTCATGAATGGCATGGATAAGCAGACGGCCATCAAGGCAGCCATCGACTGGCTAGAAGACCACAAGGCCGGCCATAAGCAGGTTAATTTCCGGTTGCGTGACTGGATCTTCTCTCGTCAACGCTACTGGGGTGAACCCATTCCAGTTATTCACTGGGAAGATGGCGAAACGACGCTGGTTCCCGAAGACGAATTACCATTGAAGCTACCGGCAGCTAAGCAACTCGAACCTTCCGGAACGGGTGAAAGTCCACTGGCGAACCTGGATGACTGGGTGAACGTCGTGGATGAAAATGGGCGTAAAGGAAAGCGGGAAACCAACACCATGCCACAGTGGGCGGGGAGTTCGTGGTACTTCTTGCGTTATGTTGATCCGCACAATGACCAAGCCATTGCCGACCCCGACAAGTTGAAATACTGGATGCCGGTTGACCTTTACATCGGTGGAGCGGAACACGCCGTCTTGCATTTGCTCTACGCACGGTTCTGGCATAAGTTCCTCTACGATCTGGGCGTTGTGCCGACCAAGGAACCCTTCCAGAAGCTGGTTAACCAGGGGATGATCCTGGGGACCAACCACGAAAAGATGTCCAAGTCCAAGGGCAACGTCATCAATCCCGACGAAATTGTCGAGAAAGATGGGGCCGATACCCTGCGGTTGTACGAAATGTTCATGGGACCATTGGAAGCTTCCAAGCCTTGGAGCACGGAAGGTATCAACGGTTCTCGTCGCTGGTTAGACCGGGTATGGCGGTTATTGATCGATGACAACAACCACCTGCGTGATCGGGTCACGATGATTAACGATGGTAAGTTAGACAAGATCTACAACCAGACTGTAAAAACGGTGAGCGAAGACATGGAAGCCATGCGCTTCAACGTGGCGATCTCGCAATTGATGGTCTTCGTCAACGAAGCCTACAAGGCGGACAGCTTGCCATTGCTGTACATGGAAGGCTTTGTCAAGATGATCTCGCCAATCGTGCCGCACATTGCCGAAGAACTCTGGTCACTGATGGGCCACGACGAAACGATTGCTTACGAAAAATGGCCAACGTATGACCCGAAGCAATTGGTCGAAGACGTGGTTGAAATGGTGGTCCAAGTTAACGGTAAGGTCCGGGCCCACTTGAAGGTTGCTAAGGACGCTGCCAAGGACGATATCGAAGCCCAAGCTTTGGCCGATGACACGGTGAAGACCCATACTGATGGCAAGACGATTCGCAAGGTAATCGTCGTACCAGGTAAGCTGGTCAACATTGTTGCTAACTAA
- a CDS encoding ISL3 family transposase, producing MNPLEVKGPLKVQALLDYRPKACPKCGVLNQKSIIKYGWRWTTVKLPQAVERDVKLHLKKRNFKCKQCHQYFLAETSLVQRNHTISNVSRISCLVKLSETVSMRHIANELNISSTSVLRIMRSYQPDIKTNYSWLPAVINMDEVKSTKDAKGAMSFVFMDGMRNEFIDILESRTLYDLEKYFNRYTKAAREGVKIIVTDMNYTYPQLTETVFPNAIVVTDRFHIVSSIMRGFNRVRVRIMKSYANSNIKHKILKRYWKLLLKPNEKLNFNVYHNFTHLSGINTENSTVDYILSFNDELRQAYELLQTVRRAVKYRHTSKLVTILDKKNDYSEELETPLNTLREHQESVYNALKYNYSNGPMEGINNKIKVIKRVSYGFGCFSSFRLRIHLVFGIKKAA from the coding sequence ATGAATCCCTTAGAAGTAAAGGGACCACTCAAGGTACAGGCACTTTTAGACTACCGTCCAAAAGCTTGTCCTAAATGTGGCGTTTTGAACCAGAAGAGCATTATCAAATACGGTTGGCGTTGGACCACGGTTAAACTCCCACAAGCCGTTGAACGAGACGTTAAACTTCACCTTAAAAAACGTAATTTCAAGTGTAAGCAATGCCATCAATACTTTCTGGCAGAAACGTCGTTGGTTCAGCGAAACCACACCATCTCTAACGTCAGCCGGATCTCGTGTTTAGTAAAGCTCAGTGAGACGGTTTCAATGCGGCATATCGCAAACGAATTAAACATTTCGAGTACGAGTGTTTTACGAATCATGCGTAGCTACCAACCGGATATTAAGACAAATTACAGCTGGTTGCCAGCAGTTATTAATATGGATGAAGTCAAGTCTACCAAAGATGCCAAAGGTGCAATGAGCTTTGTCTTTATGGACGGTATGCGAAACGAATTTATCGATATCCTTGAATCACGAACCCTGTATGATCTCGAAAAATACTTCAATCGATATACTAAGGCTGCGCGAGAAGGCGTGAAAATCATTGTGACAGATATGAATTACACGTATCCGCAATTGACAGAAACCGTTTTTCCAAACGCGATTGTGGTAACCGATAGGTTCCACATCGTGAGTTCTATAATGCGTGGTTTCAATCGTGTGAGAGTTCGTATAATGAAGTCCTATGCCAATTCAAATATCAAACATAAGATCTTAAAACGATACTGGAAACTACTCTTAAAACCTAACGAAAAGCTGAACTTCAACGTCTATCATAATTTCACTCATCTCTCAGGAATTAATACTGAGAATAGTACGGTCGATTACATTCTCAGCTTCAATGATGAATTACGCCAAGCGTATGAGCTTTTACAGACCGTTCGGCGAGCCGTCAAGTATCGTCACACGTCCAAACTAGTAACCATTCTAGACAAGAAGAATGATTACTCCGAAGAGCTTGAAACACCGTTAAATACGTTGAGAGAACACCAAGAATCTGTGTACAATGCGCTAAAATACAATTATTCTAATGGACCAATGGAAGGTATCAATAATAAAATCAAAGTAATCAAGCGAGTCAGCTACGGATTCGGTTGTTTTAGTAGCTTTAGATTAAGGATTCATCTAGTATTCGGAATTAAAAAGGCTGCCTAA
- a CDS encoding polysaccharide biosynthesis protein, producing the protein MSARSDHTGNQTVSAQDQMVAGSAWMTAGSIFSRILGAIYIVPWSIWFGSFFLQANALYGKGYNIYSFFLIAAIAGVPSAIAKQVAHYNALNEYGISVRLYKRGLVIAVLTGVSIALLLFLGAPLFTGGDKHLIPVLHSLAWAILIIPTMSLTRGYFQGFQQMAPSAISQFAEQLARVAYMLLTAFIIMDVMKGDWVAAVSQSTLAAAVGALCGLIVLGVYYWRRRDYFRGLVAGSNEELVVPAKQLYKEIIAQAVPFIILGAGITIFQLIDQYTFAPIMHLAGHYSDVYLNDLFALFGVNANKLIMITISLSSALAVTVVPLLSEAYTRGNKREISGQLTNAFLMFEFVMLPAALGMAAVARPLNIVFYGQTQEALGSSILAFSSYLSILLGLYTVVAALMQGISQNRRAVHYFAVGTVVKFIVQWPLVYFLGAFGPLVATGIGLLVTCYLIIHSLDVQFGINYATIAKKTNGILLASLGTFAIARVVVMLGSLLGSNGRVISFTVTAIAAVLGGYFYVYLMLKSRLADAIIGDRVAGLRRRLHIR; encoded by the coding sequence ATGTCGGCAAGGTCTGATCATACAGGAAATCAAACCGTGAGTGCACAGGATCAAATGGTCGCGGGCTCCGCATGGATGACGGCCGGGAGTATTTTTTCTCGGATTCTCGGGGCAATCTATATTGTGCCGTGGAGCATCTGGTTCGGCTCATTCTTCCTGCAAGCCAATGCGCTATACGGGAAGGGCTATAACATCTATAGTTTCTTCTTGATTGCGGCGATTGCAGGGGTGCCGTCTGCCATTGCCAAGCAGGTGGCCCACTATAACGCGTTGAATGAATACGGCATCAGTGTGCGGTTGTACAAGCGAGGACTGGTCATTGCCGTTCTCACGGGAGTCAGCATTGCCCTGCTACTATTCTTGGGCGCACCGTTATTTACCGGTGGCGATAAGCACCTGATTCCTGTGTTGCACTCGTTGGCGTGGGCCATCCTCATCATTCCCACGATGAGCCTGACACGGGGATACTTCCAAGGCTTCCAACAGATGGCCCCCTCGGCTATATCTCAGTTTGCCGAACAGCTTGCCCGGGTGGCCTACATGCTACTAACGGCCTTTATCATCATGGACGTGATGAAGGGCGACTGGGTAGCCGCCGTGTCGCAATCCACATTGGCCGCTGCGGTCGGAGCCCTGTGTGGCCTGATTGTCTTGGGCGTCTACTACTGGCGCCGGCGGGATTACTTCCGTGGCTTGGTCGCGGGCAGTAACGAAGAACTCGTGGTGCCGGCTAAGCAACTCTACAAAGAAATTATCGCGCAGGCCGTGCCGTTTATCATCTTAGGGGCCGGGATTACCATCTTCCAGTTGATTGACCAGTACACCTTTGCCCCCATCATGCACCTGGCCGGTCACTACTCGGACGTCTACCTGAACGACTTGTTCGCGCTGTTTGGCGTGAATGCCAACAAATTAATTATGATTACCATTTCCCTCTCCTCGGCACTGGCCGTTACCGTCGTGCCGTTGTTATCGGAGGCTTACACCCGTGGCAATAAGCGGGAAATTTCCGGCCAGTTGACCAATGCTTTCTTGATGTTTGAATTCGTCATGTTGCCAGCTGCGTTGGGAATGGCGGCCGTAGCGCGTCCGTTGAACATTGTGTTCTACGGGCAAACGCAGGAGGCCTTGGGATCGTCAATTCTGGCGTTTTCCTCGTATCTGTCCATCCTGCTGGGACTGTACACGGTGGTTGCCGCACTCATGCAAGGAATCTCGCAAAATCGGCGGGCTGTCCACTACTTTGCGGTCGGTACCGTGGTGAAGTTTATCGTTCAGTGGCCACTGGTCTACTTCCTGGGCGCTTTCGGTCCCTTGGTGGCGACCGGAATTGGTCTACTGGTAACCTGTTACCTGATTATTCATTCGCTGGACGTGCAGTTTGGGATTAATTACGCCACGATTGCTAAGAAGACCAACGGCATCCTGTTGGCTTCTCTGGGGACGTTTGCGATTGCCCGGGTTGTCGTGATGCTGGGCAGTCTGCTCGGTAGCAATGGCCGGGTGATTAGCTTCACCGTGACGGCGATTGCGGCCGTTCTGGGGGGCTATTTCTACGTTTATCTGATGTTAAAGAGTCGCCTAGCCGATGCGATCATTGGGGATCGCGTGGCCGGCTTACGGCGGCGGTTGCACATTCGTTAG
- a CDS encoding universal stress protein encodes MSERYERILVGVDGSRQAKRAVEKAIAVAVRNEADLIIVTIMTGGDYVGIGNNTKVGFGFVDQEVMDEARQRSEQTVDAYRKQAEEAGVKHVETSVFYGHPNIDLAKTLPQEYGADLIMIGAIGSNVVERMLMGSTASAVVANAVTDVLIVRTDLQNHSTKFKHI; translated from the coding sequence ATGTCCGAACGCTACGAGCGAATTCTAGTGGGGGTGGACGGTTCCCGGCAAGCTAAACGCGCGGTGGAAAAAGCCATTGCGGTTGCTGTCAGAAACGAAGCTGATTTGATCATTGTCACCATCATGACGGGTGGCGATTATGTGGGAATCGGCAACAATACCAAGGTCGGTTTCGGCTTTGTTGATCAAGAGGTTATGGATGAGGCCCGCCAACGTTCGGAACAGACCGTCGACGCATACCGGAAACAAGCGGAGGAAGCTGGCGTTAAGCACGTTGAGACGTCCGTATTTTACGGGCACCCCAACATCGACTTGGCCAAGACCTTACCGCAAGAGTACGGGGCCGATCTGATCATGATTGGGGCGATTGGCTCCAACGTGGTCGAACGGATGTTGATGGGGTCGACTGCGAGCGCGGTGGTGGCCAATGCCGTGACCGACGTGCTGATTGTGCGCACCGACCTGCAGAATCATTCCACCAAGTTTAAACACATTTAG